A single Sutterella megalosphaeroides DNA region contains:
- a CDS encoding ABC transporter permease, with amino-acid sequence MKLFSDRRFVWASLAVLLLLTVAAGAESFAPYDPDLQAFVPLDSPSWMHIAGTDRFGRDLFSRILVGLQTSVLSTLVLVVAVTSIGTATGVLCGYRGGVLDAILMRVSDVVLAFPGLVFALAVAAVLGGGLQNAVLALAFIGWPKYARIARSLTLAVRGSAYVDAAKLAGSSDGRILVRHVLPNALGPVFVTAVLDIGTMLMELAGLSFLGLGARPPTAELGNMMSAGRSMLQSSPWVVLAPGAAILLAVAIFNFFGDALRDALDPSTRACIEEFSK; translated from the coding sequence GTGAAGCTTTTCTCCGACCGACGCTTCGTGTGGGCGTCCCTTGCCGTACTGCTTCTTTTGACGGTCGCCGCGGGTGCCGAGAGCTTTGCGCCCTACGACCCCGACCTTCAGGCATTCGTTCCGCTCGATTCCCCGTCGTGGATGCATATTGCGGGGACCGACCGCTTCGGGCGCGACCTCTTTTCCCGCATTCTCGTGGGGCTTCAAACGAGCGTTCTTTCCACGCTCGTTCTCGTCGTTGCGGTGACGTCGATCGGAACGGCAACGGGGGTGCTTTGCGGCTATCGGGGCGGGGTGCTTGACGCGATTCTCATGCGGGTGTCGGATGTCGTCCTCGCCTTTCCGGGGCTCGTTTTCGCACTCGCCGTCGCGGCCGTATTGGGAGGCGGCCTTCAAAATGCCGTACTTGCTCTTGCCTTCATCGGCTGGCCCAAATACGCGCGCATTGCGAGGAGCCTCACGCTCGCGGTGCGCGGCAGCGCCTATGTCGACGCCGCGAAACTGGCGGGCTCGAGCGACGGGCGGATTCTCGTGAGGCATGTGCTCCCGAACGCTCTCGGCCCAGTTTTCGTCACGGCGGTGCTCGACATCGGCACGATGCTGATGGAATTGGCGGGTCTTTCCTTTCTCGGGCTCGGCGCTCGGCCTCCGACGGCGGAGCTCGGCAACATGATGAGCGCGGGACGCAGCATGCTTCAGAGCAGCCCCTGGGTGGTGCTTGCTCCGGGGGCGGCGATTTTGCTTGCCGTTGCGATTTTCAATTTCTTTGGCGACGCGTTGCGCGATGCGCTCGATCCGAGCACCCGTGCGTGCATCGAGGAGTTTTCAAAATGA
- a CDS encoding ABC transporter permease — protein sequence MRFDNILGRFLALVPVLLAITFVTFGLLRLAGGDVVTQKMENTGQVLSPEVVAEARRELGLDRPFLVQYARWLAGILQGDMGKSYVSGLDVFDTFVSKLPATLLLAGAAVGLTAAISIPLGTLAAMRRGGAVDRAVRFLSFAGNSAPNFFVALLLMYVFAIRLELLPVLSREPSLRGAILPALTLATAMSAKYVRQVRAAVLDELQKPYVEGARARGVPEWRTIVFGVLRASGVTIVTLLALSIGSLLGGAAIVETIFMWDGVGRLAVDAIRMRDYPIIMAYVMWMSIIYVTVNFLADLTYRKLDPRIRAEGA from the coding sequence ATGCGATTCGATAACATCCTCGGGCGCTTTCTCGCGCTCGTTCCCGTGCTTTTGGCGATCACGTTCGTCACCTTCGGGCTCCTGCGCCTGGCGGGCGGGGACGTCGTCACGCAGAAGATGGAGAACACCGGCCAGGTGCTCTCCCCGGAGGTCGTAGCCGAAGCACGGCGCGAACTCGGGCTCGACAGGCCCTTTCTCGTTCAGTACGCGCGATGGCTTGCGGGAATCCTGCAGGGGGACATGGGAAAGAGCTATGTCTCGGGCCTTGACGTCTTCGATACGTTCGTCTCGAAACTTCCAGCGACGCTCCTGCTTGCGGGCGCGGCCGTGGGCCTCACGGCCGCGATCTCGATTCCGCTGGGCACCTTGGCTGCGATGCGCCGCGGGGGTGCGGTCGACCGGGCGGTTCGGTTTCTTTCGTTTGCCGGAAACAGCGCCCCGAACTTTTTCGTGGCGCTCCTTCTGATGTACGTCTTTGCGATACGGCTGGAGCTTCTCCCCGTACTTTCGCGCGAGCCGAGCCTGCGCGGTGCGATTCTTCCCGCGCTGACGCTTGCCACCGCCATGAGCGCGAAGTACGTCCGACAGGTGCGCGCGGCGGTCCTTGACGAACTCCAAAAACCCTACGTCGAAGGCGCGCGGGCGCGCGGCGTCCCCGAATGGCGCACGATCGTCTTCGGCGTACTGCGTGCCTCGGGCGTCACGATCGTGACGCTTTTGGCGCTTTCCATCGGAAGCCTTCTCGGAGGTGCGGCGATCGTCGAAACGATCTTCATGTGGGACGGCGTCGGGCGCCTCGCGGTCGACGCGATCCGCATGCGCGACTACCCGATCATCATGGCGTACGTGATGTGGATGAGCATCATTTACGTGACGGTGAATTTCCTCGCCGACCTCACGTACCGCAAGCTTGACCCCCGTATTCGAGCGGAGGGCGCCTGA
- a CDS encoding class I SAM-dependent methyltransferase: MIDIRTYAADNRAYWQKRAPSYAVAVREAEERDGGAAWLALFEKELAAAFPGRAISDLHVLDVGTGPGFLAVLLAKLGARVTAVDYTEGMLEEAARNAEGLDVRFHRMDAESLGFDDATFDVVVSRNVTWNLPRPLQAYREWTRVLRPNGLLLNFDANWYRYLYCEDAARAHREDKANVARAGVTDDTAGTDIPAMESIARRAELSGRMRPAWDRTELEAMGLAVETDEDAWRHLWNEDERLNNASTPLFMVRAVKPVKPETAAADAIR; this comes from the coding sequence GTGATCGATATCCGAACCTATGCCGCCGACAACCGAGCCTATTGGCAGAAGCGCGCGCCGAGCTATGCCGTTGCCGTGCGCGAGGCCGAGGAGCGCGACGGCGGAGCCGCGTGGCTCGCGCTCTTTGAAAAGGAGCTCGCCGCCGCGTTTCCCGGCCGTGCGATTTCGGACCTGCACGTGCTTGACGTCGGGACGGGGCCGGGGTTTCTCGCGGTGCTCCTTGCGAAGCTCGGCGCCCGAGTGACCGCCGTCGACTACACGGAAGGAATGCTCGAAGAGGCCGCCAGGAACGCCGAGGGCCTTGACGTGCGATTCCATCGGATGGACGCCGAATCGCTCGGCTTTGACGACGCGACCTTCGACGTCGTCGTCTCGCGCAACGTCACGTGGAACCTCCCGCGTCCCCTTCAGGCCTACCGCGAATGGACGCGCGTATTGCGCCCGAACGGGTTGCTCCTCAACTTCGACGCCAACTGGTACCGGTACCTCTACTGCGAAGACGCCGCCCGCGCCCACCGCGAAGACAAGGCGAACGTGGCCCGTGCGGGGGTGACGGACGATACGGCGGGAACCGACATTCCCGCGATGGAGTCGATCGCGCGCCGCGCCGAACTCTCGGGCCGCATGCGTCCCGCCTGGGACCGTACGGAATTGGAAGCCATGGGCCTTGCCGTCGAGACGGACGAAGACGCGTGGCGTCACCTCTGGAATGAAGACGAACGGCTCAACAATGCGTCGACCCCCCTCTTCATGGTGCGTGCCGTGAAGCCCGTGAAACCCGAGACGGCTGCGGCCGATGCGATTCGATAA